The Impatiens glandulifera chromosome 3, dImpGla2.1, whole genome shotgun sequence genome contains a region encoding:
- the LOC124930313 gene encoding probable H/ACA ribonucleoprotein complex subunit 1, whose product MFDCEREFNIDLHQEVMDEMNMVQGQMVELTNHMNRDNTERIEKADSFARSIQAMENDEVAVNKEKSLLALDVENVKKGEGSSRGGRSSSIRGGASTGTRSKRKADVDEGGCTPTKRGGGRGGDRGGGSGGRGGRALPQFRNLLTVFSSKREKGRLQT is encoded by the exons ATGTTTGATTGTGAAAGGGAATTTAACATTGATCTTCATCAAGAAGTTATGGATGAAATGAATATGGTTCAAGGTCAAATGGTTGAGTTAACCAATCATATGAATAGAGATAATACTGAACGTATAGAAAAAGCTGATTCTTTTGCCAGATCAATTCAAGCCATGGAAAATGATGAAGTTGCCGTTAATAAAGAGAAAAGCCTTCTTGCCCTTGACgttgaaaatgttaaaaagggggaaggaagcTCAAGAGGAGGTAGAAGCAGTAGTATAAGAGGAGGTGCTTCGACAGGCACCAGGTCTAAAAGAAAAGCTGATGTTGATGAAGGAGGTTGTACACCAaccaaaagaggtggaggtcgaggTGGTGACCGAGGTGGCGGAAGTGGTGGAAGAGGTGGTCGTGCTCTCCCTCAATTTCGCAACCTACTGACAGTTTTCtcatccaaacgtgaaaagggaaga cttcaaacatGA